A single genomic interval of Rosistilla ulvae harbors:
- the nqrF gene encoding NADH:ubiquinone reductase (Na(+)-transporting) subunit F: MTIFFGVLMFTGVIFLLVGVILGAKKILVPSGDVKININEQKDISVPAGGKLLGALADAGIFVSSACGGGGTCAQCKVKVLDGGGEILDTERNHISKKEAACGERLSCQVAVKQDMKVEVPHEAFETKKWECTVRSNNNVATFIKELVLELPEGEDVAFKAGGYIQIECPPHTVHYKDFDIESKFHEDWDKFNIWRYTSVVDEEVVRAYSMANYPGEKGIIMLNVRVASPPPRAPEDTPPGKMSSYIFGLKPGDKVTISGPYGEFFIKDTDSEMVYIGGGAGMAPLRSHLFELFRNLKTGRKVSYWYGGRSHRELFYVDHFRKIEEEFPNFKFNIALSEPLPEDNWTGYRGFIHQVLYNEYLKDHPAPEDIEYYICGPPMMNAAVFNLLDDLGVEKENVAYDDFGG; the protein is encoded by the coding sequence ATGACCATTTTCTTCGGCGTATTGATGTTCACCGGGGTCATCTTCCTGCTGGTTGGCGTGATTCTGGGTGCAAAAAAGATCTTGGTCCCCTCGGGCGACGTCAAGATCAACATCAACGAACAAAAAGATATCAGCGTCCCCGCCGGGGGCAAATTGCTGGGCGCGTTGGCCGACGCGGGCATCTTCGTTTCCAGCGCCTGCGGTGGCGGTGGTACCTGTGCACAGTGCAAGGTGAAGGTTCTCGACGGTGGTGGAGAGATTCTCGACACCGAACGCAACCATATCTCCAAGAAAGAAGCTGCCTGTGGCGAGCGTCTGTCGTGTCAAGTTGCTGTTAAGCAAGACATGAAAGTCGAAGTGCCACACGAAGCCTTCGAGACTAAGAAGTGGGAGTGCACCGTTCGCAGCAATAACAACGTCGCGACCTTCATCAAAGAATTGGTGTTGGAATTGCCCGAAGGGGAAGACGTTGCGTTTAAGGCGGGCGGTTACATCCAGATCGAATGTCCACCGCACACGGTCCACTACAAGGACTTTGATATCGAATCGAAGTTCCACGAGGACTGGGACAAGTTCAACATTTGGCGTTACACATCGGTTGTCGACGAAGAAGTCGTTCGCGCTTATTCGATGGCAAACTATCCCGGCGAAAAAGGGATCATCATGCTGAACGTGCGCGTCGCGTCGCCGCCGCCACGTGCTCCTGAAGACACCCCTCCGGGCAAGATGTCCAGCTACATCTTCGGTCTCAAGCCGGGCGACAAGGTGACGATCAGCGGTCCTTATGGTGAGTTCTTCATCAAGGATACCGATTCGGAAATGGTCTACATCGGTGGTGGTGCTGGTATGGCTCCGCTGCGTAGTCACTTGTTCGAGTTGTTCCGCAACTTGAAGACCGGCCGCAAAGTTAGCTACTGGTACGGTGGACGAAGTCATCGCGAATTGTTCTACGTCGATCATTTCCGCAAGATCGAAGAAGAGTTCCCGAACTTCAAGTTCAACATCGCGCTCAGCGAACCGTTGCCTGAAGACAACTGGACTGGATACCGCGGCTTCATCCACCAAGTCCTCTACAACGAATACTTGAAGGATCATCCGGCTCCCGAAGACATCGAGTACTACATCTGTGGTCCGCCCATGATGAACGCAGCTGTCTTCAATCTGTTGGATGACCTGGGCGTCGAAAAAGAAAACGTCGCATACGACGATTTCGGCGGCTAA
- a CDS encoding DUF2203 family protein yields the protein MTTTAAATRWFTPAKADKTLPLVSAIVSDIKELREAVKLRQSRVDEVLMSRPDASSGPYHEELEAMRRSLDEDRRQIRAFISELTAIGAEIVEGDDSAVEFPAWVGDRAVRLRWSLNEPGVNSWRELADPITTDREIDSVLFGEGPDIASYSGR from the coding sequence ATGACCACCACCGCTGCTGCAACTCGCTGGTTCACGCCCGCCAAGGCCGACAAGACCCTGCCGCTGGTCAGTGCGATCGTGTCGGACATCAAAGAACTGCGCGAAGCTGTCAAATTGCGGCAGTCGCGAGTCGATGAAGTCCTGATGTCGCGTCCCGATGCCTCCTCGGGGCCTTACCACGAAGAACTCGAAGCGATGCGGCGCTCGCTCGACGAAGATCGTCGCCAGATTCGCGCGTTCATCAGCGAACTGACAGCGATCGGTGCGGAGATCGTCGAAGGAGACGATTCGGCTGTCGAATTCCCCGCCTGGGTCGGAGACCGCGCGGTGCGATTGCGATGGTCGCTCAACGAACCGGGAGTCAATTCCTGGCGTGAGCTTGCCGATCCGATCACCACCGACCGCGAAATCGATAGCGTTCTGTTCGGCGAAGGTCCCGACATCGCCAGCTACAGCGGCCGCTAA
- the mqnB gene encoding futalosine hydrolase encodes MIDPVPDTSEGDHSANFSASRGRLVLVPTPGELGRVHRSLVAATSVRLELCGFGPIAAAARTASLIALHRPARVFLVGIAGAVGERLAVGQASEFDSVSCHGIGAGGGSDFQSASELGWKQWSPETGDAIGDRLALTTAAAAEADRDLVTVCSASASEADVQAYLQRFPEAVAEDMEGFAVAMACRMHGIPLTIVRGISNIAGDRDKSRWRITAALDAASELLQHVLDRPANGANSG; translated from the coding sequence ATGATCGATCCAGTCCCTGACACATCCGAGGGCGACCACTCGGCGAACTTTAGTGCGTCGCGGGGGCGTTTGGTGCTGGTTCCAACCCCTGGGGAATTGGGCCGGGTTCACCGTTCGCTGGTCGCCGCAACCTCAGTCAGGTTAGAGCTTTGCGGTTTTGGACCGATCGCCGCGGCAGCGCGAACTGCCAGCCTGATTGCACTGCATCGACCGGCTCGAGTTTTTTTAGTCGGAATCGCCGGCGCGGTCGGAGAGCGGTTGGCGGTTGGCCAAGCTAGCGAATTCGATTCGGTCAGCTGCCACGGGATCGGCGCTGGAGGCGGTTCCGACTTTCAAAGTGCCAGCGAATTGGGCTGGAAACAGTGGTCGCCGGAGACGGGCGACGCCATTGGGGACCGTCTCGCGTTGACTACCGCCGCCGCCGCGGAGGCCGATCGGGATTTGGTCACCGTCTGTTCGGCATCGGCAAGCGAGGCCGACGTGCAAGCCTATTTGCAGCGTTTCCCCGAAGCGGTAGCCGAGGATATGGAGGGCTTTGCCGTGGCGATGGCCTGCCGGATGCACGGTATTCCGCTGACGATCGTCCGTGGAATTTCAAACATCGCCGGGGATCGGGACAAGTCGCGATGGCGAATCACAGCGGCGTTGGACGCCGCCAGCGAATTGTTGCAACACGTCTTAGATCGTCCGGCCAACGGAGCAAATAGCGGATGA
- a CDS encoding menaquinone biosynthesis family protein — translation MKIRLGISTCPNDTFTFHALMERLVDWRGLDFEIELLDIQQLNDRLFAGDFDVAKTSFHAALLLADQTLVLPSGSALGFGVGPLLLSAREGQVPDSLSQMTLCPGRHTTATLLFQLFYPQKTELQQVVFSQIMPMLRRGEADFGVCIHEGRFTWQSEGLGLVEDLGTRWESETGCPLPLGGLVARRSLPDETLARVQGVIHDSLCFAMADRSAAIPTMRRYAQEFNDEVLMQHVDLYVNDWTVDLGPVGANALSQLSQRAAASGILPSGLEPLQVWGR, via the coding sequence ATGAAAATTCGACTCGGAATATCAACCTGCCCAAACGACACTTTCACATTTCACGCCTTGATGGAGCGGTTGGTCGATTGGCGAGGGCTCGATTTCGAAATCGAACTGCTCGACATTCAACAGCTGAACGATCGCTTGTTCGCCGGCGATTTTGACGTCGCCAAAACCAGCTTCCACGCCGCGCTGCTGTTGGCCGATCAGACGCTGGTTCTGCCCAGCGGATCGGCGCTTGGGTTTGGCGTCGGCCCGTTGCTGCTTTCGGCTCGCGAGGGGCAGGTTCCGGATTCGCTTTCACAGATGACACTCTGCCCCGGACGACACACCACGGCAACGTTACTGTTTCAGTTGTTCTATCCCCAAAAGACGGAGCTGCAGCAGGTCGTCTTTTCGCAGATCATGCCGATGCTGCGACGCGGCGAAGCCGACTTTGGCGTCTGCATTCACGAGGGACGATTCACTTGGCAGTCCGAGGGGCTTGGGCTGGTGGAGGATCTCGGCACGCGATGGGAATCCGAAACCGGGTGCCCTTTGCCGCTGGGCGGTTTGGTCGCGCGGCGAAGCTTGCCCGACGAGACGCTGGCGCGGGTGCAGGGCGTGATTCACGATTCGCTCTGCTTCGCGATGGCCGATCGCAGCGCGGCGATTCCGACGATGCGACGATATGCCCAGGAGTTCAACGACGAAGTTTTGATGCAGCACGTCGACCTGTACGTCAACGATTGGACTGTCGATCTGGGGCCGGTCGGTGCGAACGCGCTCAGCCAGCTTTCCCAGCGTGCGGCGGCCAGCGGAATCTTGCCGAGTGGCTTGGAACCGTTACAGGTCTGGGGTCGCTAG
- a CDS encoding putative manganese-dependent inorganic diphosphatase, giving the protein MSLFVFGHKNPDTDAICSALAYANLLKKTSRPDAIACCCGPPNKRTEFVLRRAGLDTPRIVMDVRPEVEDVCRTDVVTACDTDIFSEVYERLKQHSLRAIPVLSSEGELVGILNLLDLLELVFHGDGDPTKSRTVNSSLAKICECLKGHFQHVSNADQRDDFIVSVGAMSAHGFVEHIKDYPPEKLLVVSGDRPTIQLPALERGVRCLVVTGGYTLSPGLLELAKAKDVSVLVSPFDTATTTVRIKSARGIGPAITDRFLSLSNKDTIAYARSSVERSRQSIFPVVDDSQRLCGVLSKSDLIDPPKPQLVLVDHNELGQAVDGAAEAEIIEVLDHHRLGGGLRSSQPIRFINEPVGSTCTLVAMRYRAAGIEPTPAYALCMASGIISDTIKLRSPTTTDIDREIYGWLASLCTCDLDEFAHDFFEIGSALQTCSPEEVVAEDCKEFSEAGHRFSISQIEELGFGLFWDRQQEIRKALEGHAKEKGLDFAALLVTDISSSGSLLMMSSEPACWEEINYPRVGRNLYKLENVVSRKKQLLPLICSLLDSQPEPME; this is encoded by the coding sequence ATGAGTCTATTTGTCTTTGGTCACAAGAATCCCGATACCGATGCGATTTGTTCGGCGCTGGCCTATGCGAACTTATTAAAGAAGACCTCTCGGCCCGATGCGATTGCGTGCTGCTGCGGTCCGCCCAACAAGCGGACGGAGTTTGTCTTGCGAAGGGCGGGGCTCGATACGCCGCGAATCGTAATGGATGTCCGTCCGGAAGTCGAAGACGTTTGCCGCACCGATGTCGTCACCGCTTGTGATACCGACATCTTTTCGGAGGTCTACGAGCGACTGAAGCAACATTCCTTGCGAGCGATCCCGGTTCTTTCCAGCGAAGGCGAATTGGTCGGGATTCTCAACTTGTTGGATCTGTTGGAGCTGGTCTTCCACGGCGACGGCGATCCGACCAAGTCGCGGACCGTCAATTCCAGCCTGGCCAAGATCTGCGAATGTCTGAAGGGGCACTTCCAACATGTCAGCAACGCCGACCAACGCGATGACTTTATCGTCAGCGTGGGGGCGATGAGTGCTCACGGTTTCGTCGAACACATCAAAGACTACCCGCCCGAAAAGTTGTTGGTCGTCAGCGGCGATCGCCCGACGATCCAGTTGCCGGCGTTGGAGCGTGGCGTTCGGTGTTTAGTTGTCACCGGCGGATACACCCTTTCGCCCGGCCTGCTGGAACTGGCCAAAGCCAAAGACGTTTCGGTGCTGGTCAGTCCATTCGACACCGCGACGACGACGGTTCGAATCAAAAGTGCTCGCGGGATCGGACCGGCGATCACCGATCGATTCCTCTCGTTGTCGAACAAGGACACGATCGCTTACGCCCGGTCGAGCGTCGAGCGTTCGCGGCAGTCGATCTTTCCCGTCGTCGACGATTCGCAGCGACTGTGTGGCGTGTTGTCGAAATCGGATCTGATCGATCCTCCGAAACCTCAGTTGGTGCTTGTCGATCACAACGAATTGGGGCAGGCGGTCGACGGAGCTGCCGAGGCGGAGATTATCGAAGTCTTGGATCACCATCGTCTTGGCGGCGGGCTGCGTTCGAGCCAGCCGATCCGGTTTATCAACGAACCCGTTGGTTCGACGTGCACGTTGGTGGCGATGCGATATCGCGCCGCGGGGATCGAACCGACCCCGGCTTATGCGCTCTGCATGGCCTCGGGGATCATCTCCGACACGATCAAGCTGCGGTCGCCGACGACAACCGACATCGATCGCGAGATCTATGGCTGGTTGGCGAGTCTATGTACTTGTGACCTGGACGAATTCGCTCACGATTTCTTCGAGATCGGATCGGCGCTGCAGACCTGCAGTCCCGAAGAGGTTGTCGCCGAGGACTGCAAGGAGTTCAGCGAAGCGGGGCATCGGTTCTCGATTTCGCAGATCGAAGAGCTCGGCTTCGGCCTGTTCTGGGATCGGCAGCAAGAGATCCGCAAAGCGCTCGAAGGGCATGCCAAGGAGAAGGGGCTCGACTTTGCCGCTCTGCTGGTCACCGACATCAGTTCGTCGGGCAGCCTGTTGATGATGTCGAGCGAACCGGCCTGTTGGGAAGAGATCAATTACCCACGCGTCGGCCGCAATCTCTACAAGCTGGAAAACGTGGTCAGCCGCAAGAAGCAATTGTTGCCGCTGATCTGCAGCCTGTTGGATTCGCAGCCCGAACCGATGGAGTAG
- the rpiB gene encoding ribose 5-phosphate isomerase B produces MSNASSLIYAIGGDHAGFPLKSVVTQTLTDQHLQIIDCGAHDETSSDFPDFALAVGEAIRSGKADRGILVCGSGVGVSVAANKIPGIRAALCHDSYSARQGVEHDDMNVLCIGARIIGPELAMECIRAFMNARYTPSERHARRLAKLLEIEKRFMKA; encoded by the coding sequence ATGAGCAACGCATCTTCTCTGATTTACGCCATCGGCGGCGATCACGCCGGATTCCCGCTGAAATCGGTGGTCACTCAAACCCTCACCGATCAGCATCTGCAGATCATCGATTGTGGCGCTCACGATGAAACCAGCAGCGATTTCCCCGACTTCGCCCTGGCCGTTGGCGAAGCGATCCGATCGGGAAAAGCCGACCGCGGGATCCTGGTCTGCGGCAGCGGCGTCGGCGTCAGCGTGGCAGCTAACAAAATCCCCGGCATCCGCGCCGCACTCTGCCACGATAGCTATTCCGCCCGCCAAGGGGTCGAACACGACGACATGAACGTGTTGTGCATCGGAGCCCGGATCATCGGCCCCGAGCTAGCAATGGAATGCATTCGCGCATTCATGAACGCTCGCTACACCCCGTCGGAACGCCACGCACGACGCCTGGCCAAGCTGCTGGAAATCGAAAAGCGATTCATGAAGGCGTAA